A segment of the Triticum urartu cultivar G1812 chromosome 1, Tu2.1, whole genome shotgun sequence genome:
CCTGCTGATTTTGAAAAGAGCATGCTAAACTTTCTTGATAATAAGAATAAAAAAGGTGTGCAGTTATGCCAGTAACCTACCAAGACATGGTGATTTCTATTTTTTTTGATGTAATGTTTTGAATATATGCAGGTCAAGGGAGAGCCAAATATCTCCTACATATGCTCAAGATACTACCGAGCACCAGAACTCATATTTGGTGCAACTGAATATACTACGGCCATTGATTTGTGGTCCACAGGCTCTGTCATGGCAGAGCTGCTTCTTGGACAGGTTTTGTTCACGCATATAGTCATTTCATTTTACTCTGTAGCTGCTTCTCATAATATTCATCCATGCAGCCTCTTTTTCCTGGGGAAAGTGGAGTTGATCAGCTGGTTGAGATTATCAAGGTGAAAACTTATATGACATCTTAAACTGGTCTGTCCTGAGACCTGTATTCTTTACAATGACATGTTCAGTCATAGTGCCTTGCAGGTCTTGggtactccaacaagggaagagATCAAGTGCATGAATCCAAACTACACGGAGTTCAAGTTCCCACAAATTAAGGCTCACCCATGGCACAAGGTAATTTGCATATTATGTCTGCCATGCTTGATTAGTGGCTGTTTGTTGTGCAGCAGCTGTTCGATTTGGTGCATACTTTTGGAAACAATGACTGTCGTGCTGTTAAATAGTGAGAAATAATAATTAACATAGAAGTCATTTTCATGTCATCTATATGCTCAGGCGCAAAATTAAATCAACATATTTTCTCATGGTTCCTCTGTTACCTCAAAATTTTCTTTTTATTCAGGTTTTTCAGAAAAAGCTTCCACCTGAAGCAATGGACCTTGTCAGCAGGTTTCTCCAATACTCGCCAGATCTTCGGTGCACTGCTGTAAGGCCACACGATCATTTTCTTATGTTGCCTTCCAAATTGCAGATTGATAGACTATGAGCTCATTTATGTTCTAACCATGGAACCGTTCTTCAGATGGAAGCCTGCATGCACCCGTTCTTTGATGAGTTGAGAGATCCAAACACCCGTCTACCTAACGGCCACCCTCTACCTCCCCTCTTCAACTTCAGATCTCAAGGTAGTGTAACTGTATCTAAATAGCAGTAGCAGCAGTCAAACCTTCACACTCAGTGATTCGCTTCCTGCGAATCTTGGTTGCTATAGGCTTTGCCTCATTGCTGCATTTGTCATGCTTTCTCCAGCACCTTTGGTGTGTCGGTAGTTACATTTACCTTCAGTCTTCCTAGTTCAGAAATGCACCTATCTGCATCTAGTAAACTGCTGCCAGCTGAATCAGCCCATTTTATGTGCCATTTGCAGAGCTAAACGGTATACCTCCAGAAGTCGTCGAGCGCCTGGTTCCGGAGCACGCGAGAAGGCAGAACCTGTTCATGGCGCTCCGCACCTAGTTTTCGCGTGCCCTCCCCGTGTTTTTCGCGTTGTTTGGGGTCTGGTCTCTGGAGGGAAGCTGTAGCTTTGTGTGGGTGCAAGCGCTGGAGTAGTAGAGTTGCCCCAGGGTGCATGTGAGGTTTGGAGGCTTTCATGGTTGGTGTGTATAGATGATTTGAGGCTTCTGAAAGTTTCTTGCTTTGGAGCTCGTGTGCAGTtacagtgcttggatgagttgaTTGTGCAATCAAAATCGTTCAGAAATATTTGCCCTCTTTATTTTCCATAGTTACGACTTACTACCAATGCCTTAAGGCTATATTAGTTGACTCTTCACGGAAGGAAATGTGTGTTGGTAGTTGAGCACATCATGCATAAGAACTGAGACcctttttttttactttttctttTGAGATGGCCAGAACTGAAGCTCTGGTGGTAAAAGGTGCACTTCAGTTTTTTTTAGGGGGGAGAAGTAAAATAAGAGGTCGAAGTGCAGTAGCCTCTTGACGAGTTGGGCCATCTAGAGATTTGGGTAAGAATACCCACATGGCAAGCCTCAGGTAACTCTGTCCACTTTCTTTGCTCTTTttgttgtttccttttctttttaaaCATTATTTTACCTTCCTTTTTATTATAATTATGggtttattttttattttttatttcttatTTCACTTTACTCACTATTTCTTTTGCttcagatgggaattttttattTTAAATCTCGTTTTTTATTTCTTTTCATCTTATTTTTATTACTACTTTAtcaattcaaatttatttctttTTTGGTGGAAAAAATACATTATTGTTTATGCGATACATGAACACTTTTGTTTTGGAAAATGTGATTTTTTTCAACAACTCTATTATATATTCTTGTTCAAATAGattattaaaaaaatgttcaagtACTCTATTTTATTAAAAAAAATTACTAAAGGACGACAGTGGGAGATGACACATCTTGATGGAAGTGCAAAAAAGACTATCTATGGCGTGCCAAAAACAGCCTTGTTGGCGTGGACACCCGACGCCAATAATATAGTGCCATTATTAAAAAATAGTGGTGGCGTTGGAGCTTACATCAACACTATATTGGACGGTAATGGCATGCCACGTGGCCAACGCCAACAGTAATATTCATCAGTAGTGACATTTCATGTTGTTGTGATGCCAGTAATTTGATATTTTCAGATTTGAAATAAAGGCTGTACAACGGCGATCGCAACCAAAATGACAGTATAATCCTGTTTAAGAACAGTAAATAAATCAACTTTAAATAGACCGAATAACAACATTTAAGTTCAACAATGCACTTATTGATATAGTTCAACAAAGCAGGCAAAGTAACACATGAACGTACAAGTTTAAATAAATAGAGGTAATAATTACATGAGATCTTTCATGCATGACAACTAGCTAACTAGACTTTTCGGCAAACGAAGTCAAGGCCATAGTACGGAGTAAGTGAACCATCGTCGCTGCCAACAGGCCTATAGTAGACCATTATCTTGTCACGATCGTAGTCGAGGTAGAACGTGGCTCTCTCCTCAGCTTCCAGCTCGCAAGCAGTTGCAAAGGCTTTCCAACCAGGGCAACCAAAATAGGTGCGGCTTGCCTCGTTGATGACAAGACAATTGAATTGTTGGGTCGTCAATATCTTTATGAGGGTGCACCGGAATGTGATGGTGGCATCTACTGGAACTCAAAACTTCTCTAAAAAGTCACGCCTTGCCCGGCAAGGGATGACCTGAGCAAATTGAAATAAAAAAACGAGCTAGTTAGACAATTTTGGGCACAACCGTATAAATCGCATATGAAACTTAATCAGAACATGTTCAACTTAAATATACTGTCCTAGTGAGGAAGTCATTCAACAGATCTATGAAGAACTTCTTATCCCCTTGGCATCTCACTGAACCACTGGTCTCACATGGGGCATCCATTTACTGTTTTATCAAGTTGAGAAAAATAAGCATACATAACAGATGCATAGATATAATGCAACATAAGCGTTGCCTCTAGGACGACCGTGGGCACTACCCCTAGCCCCCCTCCTCCATTATCTCCTCTTTGCTTGATGTCCCTAGAGGTGACCGTCAGGTAAGCCCATGTGCCGCCGGTGAAAGGGGTGGCGGGAATCTCGCGTCCTATGGGCATGACGTGGCTTCCTGGAGGGGCTGTACCTGGCGGCGCTGCGGTGACAACATGGGGACGCCAGGCATGGATGTGGTGtgatctactccctccattccagaATATAAGGTGTATTGATTTCCGTGCAAGTCAACCATTTGAAAGTTTGACCAAGATTATAGAATAAAAGCGAAACTACTTTTAATGATAGTTCAAATTATATAAATTTCGTATTATAAATATCAATATATTTTTCTAGAAACTCAGTCAAACATGCACTCATTTGACTTAAAAAAAAacaaatacaccttatataaagAAACGGGGGGAGTACGACGCAAGGGCCCCGAAACAGTGGTTCCACTCATAGCGGCGGCGGGCCCTCCGTCGGAAATGATGGGCCAGGAGGCGGCGTTATGCTCCTTAGGCCATCTCCACTAAGGCCCCCAAGAAGCCCGCCCAGGCGCTTTTTTGGACGCCGACGAGTAAAAAACGCCCCAGTCAGGGCCCCAAGACGTCGTTTTGCGCCGGATTTAGCAAAAGTTAGCGCCGGCACGCTCACCCCGCACCCAGCCCACCGGGGGGCAGCTGGGGACGCCGGCATTAGCTTTTTGCAGGCGCTGCCCCACTTGCCAGCCTCTCTCTCTTCCCCTTTCTCTTCTCCAGGCCCACCCACGTGCAGCACACTCCCTCTCTCCTCTCCACGCCCACACTCCCTCTCTCCCCGGTTCTACTCTCCATGTACTACGGGCGGGCGAGGCAGGAGCTCGCCGTGCGCGGCCGGGGCGAGCACTGGCCGGGGCAGGCGCTGGCCGGAGCTGGCGAGGCGGGGCCGTGGCTGGAGCAGGCAAGGCCGGGGCGGCCACGGGCGCGCGCGGCCATGGGAGTTCCTGCCCCCGCCCAAGAAGCACCCGCCGACGAGGAAGAGCTGGACGAGGAGGAGGGTGGTGTCGACGTCTTCGTGCCCCCGACGGCCATGGCGGAGGAGGAAGGACGGGGCGCGCGACGGAGCTCGCGGGGAGGACGCCACGTCTCCGCTCGTCCGAGACCTCGCGGGACACCGTGGTGCGCGCGCTGGCGCTGTACCTCACCATCGCCCTGTCCGGCTCCAGCAGCGGCGCCGTGTCCGGCCCCGTCcgctcgccgcctcgcccggccAGCCTCCCGCACGCCGGCTGGTCGGCTCGCGCCGGCTCCGCCTCCCGCGGCTTCCTCCGCGCCCGCCTTGCTCCCTGCCTGCTCGCCCGGTCCGGCTTGGGCGCATGTTCCGGTGAGTCGGCCGCTCCTCCTAGCGTCGCTGGCCGCGGCGGGGGCACTGGGCGTTGGTGCTCTTCCTCATGGCCGCCTTCCCGAGCTCGCTGACCACCCCTCTCGCTTGATTTCGTGTCGTAGCCGTCGTCCCCGCGAGCACCGAGCGCTGCTGTCCGCCATGGCCGATGCTCTACTTGATGCCGAGCTCATCCCGCCATGCACAGCTGCCCGTCGTGCTCCGGGTGCTCTACTAACGCTGCCTCGTTGCTCCGTTGGGTCGCTAGCTACGCGCAACACGGCCGCCGCTCTGCCCGTCGCTGCCGTCGCTACACCCCACGTCGGCGGCTGCAACGACCACTGCTAGACGCGCCGCACTGCGGGCGTTCCAGCGAACAAACCCCCGCGACCAGCCGTGGCTGGAAACGGCCGGCCGGTGATCGCATCTCGCGTAGTTCCCGCGCTTGGCGCTGCTCCGACGGCTCGTTGCTGCCTGGGGGGCCAAACGACTGAAAGAAATTTCAGCCCCAGGCTTAAAATCTCGCCGGCAGCTCCCCAAGCGGCGAAAAAAACGCCTCCTGGGGgtgccaacggctggagatgcccttatggATTTGGGTCACGAGATTTGCCGGTCCTTGATGCAGTTGTACATATTTACGGATCTGAGTACATGATTGTCTATGGAAATATTCAAATGTGTATAAGTCCATATGTGCATGCGATGTGTCTGCAATTTACTCCTCTTAGAACATCTGTGACTTCTCTACTAAAATATCTGAGCCACACCATCTTATCTCCTGGTGTATACCAGTTCAAAGCAACCGATATAGAATTCCTAAGTAGCTTTCTACGTGCTAGAGCAGTCAATATCAATGACGCTATTTGTAGCAAGAAAGGTTAACTATGATTGTCAGGTTGAGCAAGACACTAATGTATCTGTTCTTTGTCCAGATATACAGCGCATGCAAAAGTAACTGGCCAACTAACTTACGTGCACGTCTTTATTTCCACAGCATGGCATATAGCTGGAAGGAGCATCGATGTGGATTTAACATAGCAGGTGTCCTCTACACGCATGCCGAACAAATACAACAGGTCAAACATTATCCCTGCTTATGTGATTAGGACGTCTCCTCGACCTGCAAGTTACTCTTTCTCTTTTGGTTTATAATAAGGTATGCACGCATTTCTACTTTAGGAAATCATAAACAAAATATGTGCTATATGCTTCAAAAGTATATCGTTGAATTTGTATTCAAAA
Coding sequences within it:
- the LOC125529584 gene encoding shaggy-related protein kinase kappa isoform X3 encodes the protein MSNYTLIRYVEHLLIYTTVLASATVISNHRTFSLTHIHTSLKYVILAVQRSWSRESQISPTYAQDTTEHQNSYLVQLNILRPLICGPQALSWQSCFLDSLFFLGKVELISWLRLSSHSALQVLGTPTREEIKCMNPNYTEFKFPQIKAHPWHKVFQKKLPPEAMDLVSRFLQYSPDLRCTAMEACMHPFFDELRDPNTRLPNGHPLPPLFNFRSQELNGIPPEVVERLVPEHARRQNLFMALRT
- the LOC125529584 gene encoding shaggy-related protein kinase delta isoform X2, whose product is MHMLDHPNIVGLKHYFFSTTERNELYLNLVLEFVPETVNRMARQYNRMNQRVPLIYVKLYTYQICRALAYIHNCVGICHRDIKPQNVLVKGEPNISYICSRYYRAPELIFGATEYTTAIDLWSTGSVMAELLLGQPLFPGESGVDQLVEIIKVLGTPTREEIKCMNPNYTEFKFPQIKAHPWHKVFQKKLPPEAMDLVSRFLQYSPDLRCTAMEACMHPFFDELRDPNTRLPNGHPLPPLFNFRSQELNGIPPEVVERLVPEHARRQNLFMALRT
- the LOC125529584 gene encoding shaggy-related protein kinase kappa isoform X4, which produces MSNYTLIRYVEHLLIYTTVLASATVISNHRTFSLTHIHTSLKYVILAVQRSWSRESQISPTYAQDTTEHQNSYLVQLNILRPLICGPQALSWQSCFLDSLFFLGKVELISWLRLSSALQVLGTPTREEIKCMNPNYTEFKFPQIKAHPWHKVFQKKLPPEAMDLVSRFLQYSPDLRCTAMEACMHPFFDELRDPNTRLPNGHPLPPLFNFRSQELNGIPPEVVERLVPEHARRQNLFMALRT
- the LOC125529584 gene encoding shaggy-related protein kinase kappa isoform X5, giving the protein MSNYTLIRYVEHLLIYTTVLASATVISNHRTFSSRESQISPTYAQDTTEHQNSYLVQLNILRPLICGPQALSWQSCFLDSLFFLGKVELISWLRLSSHSALQVLGTPTREEIKCMNPNYTEFKFPQIKAHPWHKVFQKKLPPEAMDLVSRFLQYSPDLRCTAMEACMHPFFDELRDPNTRLPNGHPLPPLFNFRSQELNGIPPEVVERLVPEHARRQNLFMALRT
- the LOC125529584 gene encoding shaggy-related protein kinase delta isoform X1; the protein is MHMLDHPNIVGLKHYFFSTTERNELYLNLVLEFVPETVNRMARQYNRMNQRVPLIYVKLYTYQICRALAYIHNCVGICHRDIKPQNVLVNPHTHQLKICDFGSAKVLVKGEPNISYICSRYYRAPELIFGATEYTTAIDLWSTGSVMAELLLGQPLFPGESGVDQLVEIIKVLGTPTREEIKCMNPNYTEFKFPQIKAHPWHKVFQKKLPPEAMDLVSRFLQYSPDLRCTAMEACMHPFFDELRDPNTRLPNGHPLPPLFNFRSQELNGIPPEVVERLVPEHARRQNLFMALRT
- the LOC125529584 gene encoding shaggy-related protein kinase kappa isoform X6 — protein: MNPNYTEFKFPQIKAHPWHKVFQKKLPPEAMDLVSRFLQYSPDLRCTAMEACMHPFFDELRDPNTRLPNGHPLPPLFNFRSQELNGIPPEVVERLVPEHARRQNLFMALRT